Proteins from a genomic interval of Plasmodium reichenowi strain SY57 chromosome 11, whole genome shotgun sequence:
- a CDS encoding putative exported protein (Plasmodium exported protein, unknown function), with product MEKFSNLHVGTIFYRNVKCILELFGILLHCLNLKKNCKENMKISNKKYFIFKSFAVFLFICFLNNLKEFKTAEYLNRRNIHNGEIEIHIRRLLCEVETLDDYNNTPVYEELSEDNDSDEEEYENDDAPIFDDYYTKFFWNINYLPGNIHKKKNCFPKLLTSLDRRIELEIMNLMKTKNESNYFMLKSEPKMRKIKRYFDRYKVLFPILIGLITAIIIVSKGSGVLALIPISLIIAYSFYLKKKYKKCKYISDSFAAYKIPENFV from the exons ATGGAAAAGTTTAGTAATTTACATGTTGGTACAATATTTTACAGAAATGTAAAATGCATATTAGAATTATTTGGTATTCTTTTACATTGTTTAAATTTGAAAAAGAACTgtaaagaaaatatgaaaatatcaaataagaaatattttattttcaagAGTTTTGctgtatttttatttatatgctTTTTGAATAATCTTAAAGAG TTTAAAACAGCAGAATATTTGAATAGAAGAAATATTCATAATGGAGAAATAGAAATACATATACGTAGATTATTATGCGAAGTGGAAACTTTagatgattataataatacacCAGTTTATGAAGAATTATCAGAAGATAATGATTCGGATGAAGaagaatatgaaaatgatgatgCACCAATTTTTGATGATTACTATACGAAATTTTTTTGGAATATTAATTATCTTCCTGgtaatattcataaaaagaaaaattgTTTTCCTAAATTACTTACAAGTCTTGATAGAAGAATTGAATTAGAAATTATGAATCTAATGAAAACTAAAAATGAAAGTAACTACTTTATGTTAAAATCAGAACCTAAAATgagaaaaattaaaagatatttCGATAGGTATAAAGTATTATTTCCTATACTTATAGGACTTATTACTGCAATAATTATTGTTTCTAAGGGAAGTGGTGTATTGGCACTTATACCTATAAGTTTAATTATTGCGTAtagtttttatttaaagaaaaaatacaaGAAATGCAAATATATTAGTGATTCATTTGCTGCCTATAAAATACCTGAAAATTTTGTGTAA
- a CDS encoding exported protein (PHISTb), protein MSEKSLDTMPARSCPTSLWNPKMKILNNMKAFYMSLFQRYMYVFISFAFLMLLFNVPSIEENTYSRDILEKRFFRNLYEDELIRKDSSKVNTREHGGESQVLHLSDVISQVLKDSGMSKSNIRSTNKVDVIFDKKGVKPNIYENKKVQKDPNEKVIYSVEVYNKEVSDSNSADSKMKYGEQLNNHFIGKKNEKKDITGKLGVKRKLKIYDREKEIEKLKNEAKFLKKLKYENFEEYAKYKPKRKPSEINSDISERKDEREADNAKLSIFGKEKLDIEETKKDEKVALKKITDNISNIKSEVVGIKEIDEEGMESISKTIDNNKKSEVVGEKKVKTEEINKKEMDYEELTEKETEDVDSLNECLLFYPNNGDSMNLENVLKHIMEYDNSENTIDDLSEEENYNQLYNLLYRTFQKNFYNIYKLHEMLYRDLTSVSIWDEYELDLYNVNENGLYTDDKDLELNENILSLNSKKNEVSTLRDMWNKINRNEEKKISLTICRLNSLYMKLKNKYGVPVFHSTNELNNAYGKFLVHMNYMKSYFNGIFNEWIKTSEGNIKEYRILIIACRLIWRKLKKNTLESLEHIINKTFEKKIKERELHNKKLVRLYKAKYQEEKHNYFWIKFLDEYKGDGSNSYKNSITEAPYIG, encoded by the exons ATGTCAGAAAAAAGTTTAGACACTATGCCTGCTAGAAGTTGCCCCACATCTCTCTGGAATCCAAAAATGAAGattttgaataatatgaaagCATTTTATATGTCATTATTTCAAAgatatatgtatgtttttatttcttttgcTTTTCTTATGCTCTtattt AATGTACCTAGTATTGAAGAAAATACATATTCAAGAGATATATTAGAGAAGAGATTTTTTAGAAATTTGTATGAAGATGAGTTAATAAGAAAGGATTCAAGCAAAGTTAACACTAGAGAACATGGAGGTGAATCACAGGTATTGCATTTGAGTGATGTAATATCTCAAGTTCTAAAGGATTCTGGTATGAGTAAAAGCAATATTAGAAGTACTAATAAGGTTGATGTTATTTTTGATAAGAAAGGTGTGAAAcctaatatatatgaaaataaaaaagtgCAAAAAGATCCTAATgaaaaagtaatatattCTGTTGAGGTATATAATAAGGAAGTTAGTGATTCTAATAGTGCTGATAgtaaaatgaaatatgGAGAACAACTAAATAATCATTTTATAGGgaagaaaaatgaaaaaaaggatattaCTGGGAAATTAGGagtaaaaagaaaattaaaaatttatgatcgtgaaaaagaaatagaaaaactaaaaaatgaagcaaaatttttaaagaaaCTCAAGTATGAAAACTTTGAAGAGTATGCAAAATATAAGCCAAAAAGAAAGCCAAGTGAAATAAATAGCGATATATCTGAAAGAAAAGATGAAAGAGAGGCTGATAATGCAAAACTATCAATCTTtggaaaagaaaaattagATATCGAAGAAACTAAAAAGGATGAGAAAGTAgcattaaaaaaaatcacTGACAATATTAGTAATATTAAATCAGAAGTGGTAGgaataaaagaaattgaCGAAGAAGGAATGGAAAGCATATCAAAAACtattgataataataaaaaatcaGAAGTTGTTggagaaaaaaaagttaagactgaagaaataaataaaaaagaaatggATTATGAGGAACTAACAGAAAAAGAAACAGAAGATGTTGATTCATTAAACGaatgtttattattttatccAAATAATGGTGATAGTATGAATTTAGAAAATGTGttaaaacatattatgGAATATGATAATTCTGAAAACACAATAGATGATCTAAGTGAAGAGGAAAATTATAAtcaattatataatttattatataggACTTTCCAGAAAAacttttataatatatataaattacaTGAAATGTTATATCGTGATTTGACCAGTGTTTCTATATGGGATGAATATGAATTggatttatataatgtaaatgAAAATGGTTTGTATACTGATGATAAGGATTTGGAACtgaatgaaaatatattgtcTTTAAattctaaaaaaaatgagGTGAGTACCTTAAGGGATATGTggaataaaataaatagaaatgaagagaaaaaaatttcacTTACAATATGCCGTTTAAATTCTCtttatatgaaattaaaaaataaatatggtGTACCTGTTTTCCATTCAACTAATGAATTGAATAATGCTTATGGAAAATTTTTGGTtcatatgaattatatgaaatcatattttaatgGAATTTTTAATGAATGGATTAAGACTAGTGAAGGGAATATCAAAGAATATAGAATTCTTATAATCGCATGTAGATTAATATGGagaaaattaaagaaaaatacTTTAGAATCACTTGAACACATTATAAACAAAACTtttgaaaagaaaattaaagaGCGTGAATTGCATAATAAGAAACTTGTTCGTTTGTATAAAGCAAAATATCAAGAAGAAAAACATAATTACTTTTGGATAAAATTTCTTGATGAATATAAAGGAGACGGAAGCAattcttataaaaatagtaTTACAGAAGCTCCTTATATAGGTTAA